Proteins from one Bradyrhizobium roseum genomic window:
- a CDS encoding DUF817 domain-containing protein yields MHPAPDRFSTHPSAAANWPPLRRFIAGEYRLGCVMARRRWTAALYECFRFGVKQAWASLFGGIAIFLMIATWWFYPAGAALPRYDFLLLCMVTVQLALLAGKLETPDEAKVILIYHAVGTVMELFKTQAGSWIYPEANFFRVGGVPLFTGFMYACIGSYLCRAWRLFDFEFSHHPRRRGLAALSIAIYLNFFSHHYIVDLRWLLFALAGALFFRTRVHFRIWRRHRSMPLLLGLVLVSALIWCSENIGTFTKIWLYPSQRLGWSMVSVDKLGSWFLLLIISYTLVSLVNAPRPRRGEAVRSHVFLRPRGSPAAG; encoded by the coding sequence ATGCATCCCGCCCCGGACCGGTTTTCCACGCACCCGAGCGCCGCCGCCAACTGGCCGCCGCTGCGCCGCTTCATCGCCGGCGAATACCGGCTCGGCTGCGTCATGGCCCGCCGCCGCTGGACTGCAGCACTTTATGAATGCTTTCGTTTCGGCGTGAAGCAGGCCTGGGCCAGCCTGTTTGGCGGCATCGCCATCTTCCTGATGATCGCCACCTGGTGGTTCTATCCGGCCGGCGCGGCGCTGCCGCGCTACGACTTTCTGTTACTCTGCATGGTCACGGTCCAGCTCGCGTTGCTCGCCGGGAAACTGGAGACGCCGGACGAGGCCAAGGTGATCCTGATCTATCACGCCGTCGGCACGGTGATGGAGCTGTTCAAGACGCAGGCCGGCTCCTGGATCTATCCGGAGGCGAATTTTTTCCGGGTCGGCGGCGTGCCGCTGTTTACCGGTTTCATGTATGCCTGCATCGGCAGCTATCTCTGCCGCGCCTGGCGGCTGTTCGATTTCGAATTCTCCCACCACCCGCGCCGCCGCGGCCTTGCCGCGCTCAGCATCGCGATCTACCTCAATTTCTTCAGCCATCATTACATCGTCGACCTGCGCTGGCTGCTGTTCGCGCTGGCAGGCGCGCTGTTTTTCCGCACCCGGGTTCATTTCAGGATCTGGCGCCGCCACCGCTCGATGCCGCTCCTGCTTGGCCTCGTGCTGGTGTCCGCGCTGATCTGGTGCTCCGAAAACATCGGCACGTTCACCAAAATCTGGCTCTATCCGTCGCAGCGGCTGGGCTGGTCGATGGTTTCCGTCGACAAGCTCGGCTCATGGTTCCTGCTGCTGATCATCAGCTACACGCTGGTGAGCTTGGTCAATGCGCCGCGGCCAAGGCGCGGGGAGGCGGTGCGAAGTCATGTGTTCCTTCGCCCCCGCGGTTCGCCGGCAGCGGGCTGA
- a CDS encoding OmpA family protein, whose protein sequence is MSVPHTLFKPILLLLAFSLGAMTSAAAQTRDVVGAKDYPGIGRFGGSVITGYQVKDFDAARVQAAVFRDGQPTDARRLEGRITRIAYRTNPGPSILEVSRNFETQLAKAGFETLLACDTDACGGIPFSEGIDALPIPQMWVDGFNYRYFSGRKAEGGRETFVGLTVSENNREIYAQLVIAEVRAIENKMVDATVMAKGLRETGRIALYGIYFDTDRAEVKPESRPTLEQIAKLLNANVGLNVFIVGHTDNQGPYAYNLDLSRRRAEAIAAELVKNYGIGAPRLRTAGVGLLAPAGSNATEAGRALNRRVELVAP, encoded by the coding sequence ATGAGCGTGCCGCATACCCTGTTCAAGCCGATCCTGCTGCTGCTCGCTTTCTCGCTCGGCGCGATGACGAGCGCCGCCGCGCAGACGCGCGACGTCGTCGGCGCAAAGGATTATCCCGGCATCGGCCGGTTCGGCGGCAGCGTCATCACCGGATATCAGGTGAAGGATTTTGACGCGGCGCGCGTGCAGGCTGCGGTGTTCAGGGACGGCCAGCCGACCGATGCGCGGCGGCTGGAAGGGCGCATCACCCGCATCGCCTATCGTACCAATCCCGGCCCCTCGATCCTGGAAGTGTCGCGCAATTTCGAAACCCAGCTGGCGAAGGCCGGGTTCGAGACGCTGCTGGCCTGCGACACCGACGCCTGCGGCGGCATTCCGTTTTCGGAAGGCATCGACGCGCTGCCGATCCCGCAGATGTGGGTGGACGGTTTCAACTACCGCTATTTTTCGGGGCGCAAGGCGGAGGGCGGACGCGAGACTTTCGTCGGCCTCACCGTCAGCGAGAACAACCGCGAGATCTATGCGCAACTCGTCATCGCCGAGGTTCGTGCGATCGAGAACAAGATGGTGGATGCCACGGTCATGGCCAAGGGCCTGCGCGAGACCGGCCGCATCGCGCTGTACGGGATTTATTTCGACACCGACCGGGCCGAAGTGAAGCCGGAGAGCCGCCCGACCCTCGAACAGATTGCCAAGCTCCTGAACGCCAATGTCGGGCTCAACGTCTTCATCGTCGGCCACACCGACAACCAGGGGCCCTACGCCTACAATCTCGACCTGTCGCGACGCCGCGCCGAGGCGATCGCCGCCGAACTGGTGAAGAACTACGGCATCGGTGCGCCGCGACTGCGCACGGCGGGCGTCGGCCTGCTGGCGCCGGCCGGCTCCAACGCCACCGAGGCCGGCCGCGCGCTCAATCGCCGCGTGGAACTGGTGGCGCCGTAA
- a CDS encoding lytic murein transglycosylase: MLRIAFAFSAALAVSAGLSHAHAAQCGNSSAGYAAWKQEFAGEARAKGVSAGTIQALMATNYAQATINADRGQRSFKLSLDEFLAKRGATTIVAKGRQLKQSQAALFASIRERTGVPPGPLLAIWGMETGFGTQRGNQNMLASIATLSYDCRRSEYFTEHLYAALQLIDRGTLSPSQRGSMHGEVGQTQFMPKAILAYGTGNLENSANALMSTGNFLKAHGWKAGAGYQPGEPNFAAIQAWNASGVYQKAIALMGKQIDGGGE, encoded by the coding sequence ATGCTCCGCATCGCATTTGCTTTCAGCGCCGCCCTGGCTGTGTCCGCAGGCCTCAGCCACGCCCACGCCGCCCAATGCGGCAACTCTTCGGCCGGCTACGCCGCATGGAAGCAGGAGTTTGCCGGCGAGGCTCGCGCCAAAGGCGTCAGCGCCGGCACCATCCAGGCGCTGATGGCGACGAACTATGCCCAGGCGACCATCAATGCCGACCGCGGCCAGCGCAGTTTCAAGCTCTCGCTCGACGAGTTCCTCGCCAAGCGCGGCGCGACGACGATCGTCGCCAAGGGCCGCCAGCTCAAGCAATCGCAGGCCGCGCTGTTCGCCTCGATCCGAGAGCGCACCGGCGTGCCGCCGGGACCGCTGCTCGCGATCTGGGGCATGGAAACCGGGTTCGGCACCCAGCGCGGCAACCAGAACATGCTCGCCTCGATTGCGACGCTGTCCTACGACTGCCGCCGCTCGGAATATTTCACCGAGCATCTCTATGCCGCGCTGCAATTGATCGATCGCGGCACGCTCTCGCCGAGCCAGCGGGGCTCGATGCATGGCGAGGTCGGGCAGACGCAGTTCATGCCGAAAGCCATTTTGGCGTACGGCACCGGCAATCTCGAAAACTCGGCGAACGCGCTGATGTCGACCGGCAACTTTTTGAAGGCGCACGGCTGGAAGGCCGGCGCCGGCTATCAGCCCGGCGAGCCGAACTTCGCCGCCATCCAGGCCTGGAACGCCTCCGGCGTCTATCAGAAGGCGATCGCGCTGATGGGCAAGCAGATCGACGGCGGCGGCGAGTAG
- a CDS encoding outer membrane protein, translating into MANFLIATVVGALAGAALAGSALAADIPAKAPPAAPSWSGFYAGVSLGARWAANDWRTSNVAPNFGANLFIPTAGTGGAMDSVAARFGAYLGYNLQVATSWVVGVEADFGWADNSKAANSLPGTAGVMFGAPLVGLPSGSVKETWDGSVRGRLGYLVAPATLVYGTGGVAWQRLGLNASCTVVPGNSFCFGNPHNETLGTTRVGWTVGGGVEQMIGRNWLVRVDYRYADLGTVTQTFFTAGGVGVGFDDRFDARVKVHTHTATVGLAYRF; encoded by the coding sequence TTGGCGAATTTTTTGATTGCAACGGTTGTGGGCGCTTTGGCGGGGGCCGCGCTCGCGGGTTCGGCGTTGGCGGCCGACATACCGGCGAAGGCGCCACCGGCCGCGCCGTCATGGTCGGGATTCTACGCTGGCGTGTCGCTCGGAGCCCGCTGGGCGGCCAACGACTGGCGAACCAGCAACGTCGCTCCGAATTTCGGCGCCAACTTATTCATTCCGACCGCTGGCACCGGTGGCGCGATGGATAGCGTTGCGGCCAGGTTCGGGGCCTATCTCGGTTACAATCTGCAGGTCGCGACATCATGGGTTGTCGGTGTCGAGGCCGACTTCGGGTGGGCCGACAACAGCAAGGCGGCGAATTCTCTGCCGGGAACGGCCGGGGTCATGTTCGGCGCCCCTCTGGTTGGCCTTCCATCTGGCTCCGTAAAGGAGACGTGGGACGGCAGCGTGCGCGGCCGTCTCGGTTATTTGGTCGCGCCCGCCACACTGGTTTACGGCACCGGCGGCGTCGCATGGCAGCGCCTCGGACTGAACGCCAGTTGCACCGTGGTTCCCGGAAACTCCTTCTGCTTCGGCAATCCTCACAACGAAACCCTTGGGACGACCAGGGTCGGTTGGACCGTCGGCGGCGGCGTCGAGCAGATGATCGGCCGCAACTGGCTCGTGCGCGTCGATTACCGTTACGCCGATCTCGGGACCGTCACCCAAACTTTCTTCACTGCCGGCGGGGTCGGCGTCGGGTTCGACGACCGCTTCGACGCCCGCGTCAAGGTGCACACCCACACCGCGACGGTCGGCCTCGCCTACCGGTTCTGA
- a CDS encoding lytic murein transglycosylase, producing MFRWAIFLSAVILSTPVYAARCGGDFNTFVAAMSQEARAAGISEAVISQAFAGVTQDPAVLAFDRRQRGTFNKSFEQYVSTRVGPGRINMGRQMLQRHGSLLSRIEQKFGVPPEIVVAIWGLESDFGKGDIGKMPVIRTLATMAHDCRRTELFQGELLAALKIVQRGDLPLRDLIGAFAGELGQTQFLPSSYIKYGVDFDGNGHVDLRHSVADVLASTANLLHVSGFKGGAPYGEGTPNFEAMREWNRATIYRKTIGYFADRLAGR from the coding sequence ATGTTTCGTTGGGCCATTTTCCTCAGTGCCGTCATTCTCTCCACCCCCGTTTACGCCGCCCGCTGCGGCGGCGATTTCAACACCTTCGTCGCGGCGATGTCGCAGGAGGCGCGGGCGGCGGGGATTTCGGAGGCGGTGATCAGCCAGGCGTTCGCCGGCGTCACGCAGGATCCGGCGGTGCTGGCCTTCGACCGCCGCCAGCGCGGCACCTTCAACAAATCGTTCGAGCAGTACGTCTCCACCCGCGTCGGTCCCGGGCGCATCAACATGGGCCGGCAGATGCTGCAGCGGCACGGCTCGCTGCTGTCGCGCATCGAGCAGAAGTTCGGCGTGCCGCCGGAAATCGTGGTCGCGATCTGGGGGCTGGAGTCTGATTTCGGCAAGGGCGACATCGGCAAGATGCCGGTCATCCGCACGCTCGCCACCATGGCGCATGATTGCCGCCGCACCGAGCTGTTCCAGGGCGAATTGCTGGCGGCGCTGAAGATCGTGCAGCGCGGCGATCTGCCGTTGCGCGACCTGATCGGCGCCTTCGCCGGCGAACTCGGCCAGACGCAATTCCTGCCGTCGTCCTACATCAAATACGGCGTCGACTTCGACGGCAACGGCCACGTCGACCTCCGCCACAGCGTGGCCGACGTGCTCGCCTCCACCGCAAACCTGCTGCACGTCTCCGGCTTCAAGGGCGGCGCGCCCTACGGCGAGGGCACGCCGAATTTCGAAGCCATGCGCGAGTGGAACAGGGCGACCATCTACCGCAAGACGATCGGGTATTTTGCCGATCGGCTGGCGGGAAGGTAG